One region of Vitis vinifera cultivar Pinot Noir 40024 chromosome 1, ASM3070453v1 genomic DNA includes:
- the LOC100246842 gene encoding probable alpha,alpha-trehalose-phosphate synthase [UDP-forming] 10 — translation MASRSCANFLDLASGSLLDIPHTPRPLPRVMTVPGIISDLDGYGSNDGDSDVCHERKIIVANMLPLHAQRDKVTAKWCFSLDEDALLLHLKDGFSPETEVIYVGSLKVEIDASEQEEVAQKLLEDFNCVPTFLPHDLHKKFYHGFCKQQLWPLFHYMLPMCPDHGDRFDRVLWQAYVSANKIFADKVREVINPDDDYVWVQDYHLMVLPTFLRKRFHRVKLGFFLHSPFPSSEIYRTLPVRDEILRGLLNCDLIGFQTFDYARHFLSCCSRMLGLDYESKRGHIGLDYSGRTVYIKILPVGVHMGRLESVLNLHSTSAKIKEIQKQFEGKKLILGVDDMDIFKGISLKFLAVEQLLQQHPELQGKLVLVQIVNPARSTGKDVQEAKRETYLTAERINETYGSPNYEPVILIDRPVARYEKSAYYAVAECCIVNAVRDGMNLVPYKYIVCRQGTPHMDKETGMNLVSPPTSMLVVSEFIGCSPSLSGAIRVNPWDTDAVAEALNLAITMPNSEKQLRHEKHYRYVSSHDVAYWARSFMHDLDRACKDHYSKRCWGIGLGLGFRVVSLSPSFRKLSIDHIVSTYKRTTRRAIFLDYDGTVVPQSSIIKSPSPEVISVLSTLCSDPKNTVFIVSGRGRSSLSEWLAPCERLGIAAEHGYFMRWNESTKWESCNLAADLDWKKVVEPVMRLYTETTDGSNIEIKESALVWHHQDADPDFGSCQAKELMDHLENVLANEPAVVKRGQHIVEVKPQGVSKGLVAEKVLSTMVNDGKPPDFVMCIGDDRSDEDMFEGIFRTISSPSLSMSPEIFACTVGQKPSKAKYYLDDTTDVVRLLQGLATASNPKPRKTFGSLILTSGSLLRI, via the exons ATGGCCTCAAGATCATGTGCAAATTTTTTGGACTTGGCTTCTGGAAGCCTGCTGGATATCCCTCATACTCCTAGACCTCTTCCACGGGTGATGACTGTTCCTGGAATCATCTCTGACTTGGATGGATATGGCAGTAATGATGGGGATTCTGATGTTTGTCATGAGCGGAAAATTATAGTGGCAAATATGCTGCCTTTGCATGCTCAAAGGGATAAAGTGACTGCCAAATGGTGCTTTAGTTTAGATGAAGATGCTCTTCTATTGCATTTAAAGGATGGTTTCTCCCCTGAAACAGAGGTTATTTATGTGGggtctctcaaggttgaaataGATGCAAGTGAACAGGAAGAAGTTGCACAGAAACTGCTGGAGGATTTCAATTGTGTACCAACATTTTTACCTCATGACCTGCATAAAAAGTTTTATCATGGGTTCTGTAAACAGCAACTGTGGCCTCTTTTTCATTACATGTTGCCCATGTGCCCCGACCATGGCGATCGCTTTGATCGCGTGCTTTGGCAGGCCTATGTTTCTGCTAATAAGATATTTGCAGACAAGGTCAGAGAAGTGATCAATCCTGATGATGATTATGTTTGGGTTCAGGATTATCACTTGATGGTTCTCCCTACATTCTTAAGGAAGCGCTTCCATCGTGTCAAGCTTGGGTTCTTCCTGCACAGTCCATTCCCCTCATCAGAAATATACAGAACCCTACCAGTTAGAGATGAAATTCTCCGAGGATTGCTGAATTGTGATCTAATTGGCTTTCAGACATTTGATTATGCTCGCCACTTCCTGTCCTGCTGCAGTAGAATGCTGGGTCTGGACTACGAATCTAAGCGGGGACACATTGGACTTGATTACTCGGGTCGGACTGTGTATATCAAAATTCTGCCTGTTGGGGTTCATATGGGTAGACTTGAATCTGTACTGAATCTTCACTCTACATCtgccaaaatcaaagaaattcaaaaacaGTTTGAAGGGAAAAAATTGATTCTTGGTGTGGATGACATGGATATATTTAAAGGTATTAGTCTGAAATTTCTTGCTGTAGAACAGCTCTTACAACAGCACCCAGAGTTGCAAGGAAAACTAGTACTGGTTCAAATTGTGAATCCGGCAAGGAGCACAGGGAAAGATGTCCAGGAAGCAAAAAGAGAGACATATTTAACTGCTGAAAGGATCAATGAAACTTATGGTTCCCCAAATTATGAGCCGGTGATTCTCATTGATCGTCCTGTTGCTCGCTATGAGAAGTCTGCCTATTATGCTGTGGCAGAATGTTGCATAGTGAATGCTGTAAGGGATGGAATGAACTTAGTTCCTTACAAGTATATTGTCTGCAGGCAGGGAACTCCACATATGGATAAAGAAACAGGCATGAACTTGGTTTCTCCTCCCACCAGCATGCTTGTTGTCTCTGAGTTTATAGGTTGCTCACCTTCTTTAAGTGGAGCAATTAGGGTTAACCCATGGGATACTGATGCTGTGGCTGAAGCCTTAAATTTGGCAATTACCATGCCCAATTCTGAAAAGCAGTTGCGTCATGAGAAGCACTATCGATATGTTAGCTCTCATGATGTGGCCTACTGGGCACGCAGCTTTATGCATGATCTTGACAGAGCATGCAAGGATCATTATAGCAAACGGTGTTGGGGAATTGGTTTGGGACTGGGTTTCAGAGTTGTTTCGCTTTCCCCAAGTTTTAGGAAATTGTCTATTGACCATATAGTCTCAACCTATAAGAGGACAACTAGAAGGGCAATATTTCTGGATTATGATGGGACTGTTGTACCACAATCTTCTATTATTAAATCCCCCAGCCCTGAAGTTATATCTGTTCTGAGTACTTTATGCAGTGATCCTAAGAACACTGTATTTATTGTTAGTGGCAGGGGAAGGAGTTCACTGAGTGAGTGGCTTGCCCCATGTGAAAGGTTGGGAATAGCAGCTGAGCATGGGTACTTTATGAG GTGGAATGAGTCCACCAAGTGGGAAAGTTGTAACTTGGCTGCCGACCTTGACTGGAAAAAAGTTGTGGAGCCTGTGATGAGATTATATACTGAGACGACTGATGGCTCCAACATAGAGATTAAAGAGAGTGCTTTAGTATGGCACCATCAGGACGCAGACCCAGATTTTGGATCCTGCCAAGCAAAAGAATTGATGGATCATTTGGAAAATGTACTTGCAAATGAGCCAGCAGTTGTGAAAAGGGGCCAGCATATCGTTGAAGTTAAACCACAG GGAGTGAGCAAGGGGTTGGTGGCAGAGAAGGTTCTCTCAACAATGGTCAATGATGGAAAGCCTCCAGATTTTGTAATGTGCATTGGAGATGATAGATCTGATGAAGACATGTTTGAGGGAATATTCAGGACGATATCTAGCCCGTCTCTGTCTATGAGTCCAGAGATCTTTGCCTGCACTGTGGGACAAAAGCCGAGCAAGGCCAAGTACTATCTTGATGATACTACTGATGTTGTGAGATTGCTTCAAGGCCTAGCTACTGCTTCAAATCCAAAGCCTAG GAAAACATTTGGGTCATTGATCTTAACCAGTGGAAGCTTGTTGCGGATATGA
- the LOC100251966 gene encoding potassium transporter 6, translating into MMDPEGGVHANHAKKESWRAVLTLAYQSLGVVYGDLSTSPLYVYKSTFAEDIQHSETNEEIYGVLSFVFWTLTLVPLLKYVFIVLKADDNGEGGTFALYSLLCRHARVNSLPNCQSADEELSEYKKDGAGSTETPNFGSRLKSALEKHRVLQRFLLVLALIGTCMVIGDGVLTPAISVFSAVSGLELSMEKEHHKYVEVPAACIILIGLFALQHYGTHRVGFLFAPVVVTWLFCISAIGLYNIFHWNPHVYRALSPYYMYTFLKKTQRGGWMSLGGILLCITGSEAMFADLGHFSQLSIKIAFTSVVYPSLILAYMGQAAYLSQHHLIESDYRIGFYVSVPEKLRWPVLVIAILAAVVGSQAIITGTFSIIKQCSALGCFPRVKIVHTSSKIHGQIYIPEINWILMLLCLAVTIGFRDTNRLGNASGLAVITVMLVTTCLMSLVIVLCWHQSVFFAIGFIFFFGTIEALYFSASLIKFLEGAWVPIALAFIFLIVMYVWHYGTLKKYEFDVQNKISINWLLSLGPSLGIVRVRGIGIIHTELVSGIPAIFSHFVTNLPAFHQVLVFLCIKSVPVPHVRPEERFLVGHIGPREFRLYRCIVRYGYRDVHKDDLDFEKDLVCSVAESIRSGKVEINGVDDNSEKDEEKMTVVGSSSTHPEGIKMCDDDADNAQVAGTSELKEIQSPTVVRPRKRVRFIVPESPKIDRGAREELQELMEAREAGIAYILGHSYVKAKPGSSMVKKLVINYGYDFLRRNSRGPSYALCVPHASTLEVGMNYLV; encoded by the exons ATGATGGATCCGGAGGGTGGGGTTCATGCGAATCATGCTAAG AAGGAATCGTGGAGGGCTGTTTTGACCTTAGCGTACCAGAGTCTAGGCGTTGTGTATGGGGATTTGAGCACTTCTCCTTTGTATGTCTACAAGAGCACCTTCGCTGAAGACATTCAACACTCGGAGACGAACGAAGAGATTTATGGGGTTTTGTCTTTCGTTTTCTGGACTCTGACTTTGGTTCCTCTGCTCAAATACGTATTCATTGTTCTCAAAGCCGACGATAATGGTGAAGGAGGGACCTTTGCGCTTTACTCGTTGCTCTGTCGACACGCCCGAGTCAACTCATTGCCCAATTGTCAGTCTGCTGATGAGGAGCTCTCAGAATACAAGAAGGATGGTGCTGGGTCAACCGAAACTCCAAATTTCGGGTCAAGATTGAAGTCTGCACTAGAGAAGCATAGGGTGTTGCAGAGATTTTTGCTGGTTCTGGCCTTGATTGGGACTTGCATGGTGATTGGTGATGGAGTCCTCACGCCTGCCATTTCTG TTTTTTCTGCGGTGTCGGGCCTCGAGCTTTCGATGGAGAAAGAGCATCACAAAT ATGTAGAAGTTCCAGCTGCATGCATCATACTGATAGGCTTGTTTGCTCTCCAACATTATGGTACCCACAGGGTTGGATTCTTATTTGCACCTGTGGTAGTCACATGGCTTTTTTGTATCAGTGCGATTggtttatataatatttttcactGGAACCCTCATGTGTATCGAGCACTGTCTCCATACTACATGTacacatttttgaagaaaactcAAAGAGGAGGTTGGATGTCCTTGGGGGGAATCCTGTTGTGTATAACTG GTTCAGAAGCTATGTTTGCTGATCTTGGGCACTTTTCACAGTTATCAATCAAG ATTGCTTTCACCTCTGTCGTATATCCATCCTTGATTCTTGCATATATGGGACAGGCTGCTTATCTATCGCAACATCATCTCATTGAAAGTGATTACCGGATTGGATTTTATGTTTCTGTACCAG AGAAACTAAGATGGCCAGTTCTGGTAATAGCCATACTTGCTGCGGTAGTGGGAAGCCAAGCTATTATCACTGGAACTTTCTCAATCATCAAACAATGCTCTGCTCTAGGTTGCTTTCCTAGAGTCAAAATAGTTCACACTTCATCCAAAATACATGGCCAGATTTACATCCCAGAGATCAACTGGATCTTAATGCTGTTATGCTTGGCTGTTACTATTGGTTTCAGAGACACAAACCGCTTGGGTAATGCATCTG GTTTGGCGGTTATAACCGTGATGCTAGTCACCACCTGCCTAATGTCTCTAGTTATTGTACTGTGTTGGCACCAGAGTGTCTTCTTTGCAATTGGCTTCATATTCTTCTTTGGCACGATTGAAGCTCTCTACTTTTCAGCTTCTCTCATCAAGTTCCTTGAAGGTGCATGGGTTCCTATTGCACTTGCTTTCATCTTTCTGATAGTCATGTATGTCTGGCACTATGGCACGCTAAAGAAATACGAGTTTGATGTCCAAAACAAGATCTCCATCAACTGGCTACTCAGCTTGGGTCCCAGCCTGGGCATTGTACGGGTTCGTGGGATTGGCATCATACACACTGAGCTTGTGTCTGGAATCCCTGCAATTTTCTCGCACTTTGTCACCAACCTTCCAGCTTTCCACCAGGTCCTAGTCTTTCTCTGCATTAAATCTGTCCCAGTTCCACATGTTAGACCTGAGGAACGGTTCCTTGTGGGTCATATTGGTCCGAGAGAGTTCAGACTCTATAGGTGTATTGTGCGATATGGTTATCGTGATGTTCACAAAGATGACTTGGATTTTGAGAAGGATCTGGTATGTAGCGTAGCAGAGTCTATCAGGTCGGGGAAAGTGGAAATCAATGGTGTGGATGACAATTCAGAGAAGGATGAAGAGAAAATGACAGTAGTTGGGTCATCTTCTACACATCCAGAAGGGATTAAAATGTGTGATGATGATGCCGACAATGCACAGGTGGCTGGAACATCAGAGCTCAAAGAGATCCAGTCTCCAACAGTGGTCCGACCAAGGAAGAGGGTTAGGTTTATAGTACCCGAGAGTCCAAAGATTGACAGGGGTGCAAGGGAGGAGCTGCAGGAACTGATGGAGGCTAGGGAGGCTGGGATCGCTTACATTCTGGGTCACTCATATGTGAAAGCAAAGCCAGGGTCTAGCATGGTGAAGAAGCTTGTGATTAATTACGGGTATGATTTTCTGAGGAGGAACTCTCGGGGGCCCTCCTATGCACTATGTGTACCCCATGCTTCTACACTGGAGGTGGGGATGAACTACCTTGTCTGA